From Campylobacter pinnipediorum subsp. caledonicus:
TTCTAATAAAATGCGGATAAGGATTTATACCTTTTTCTTTTAATTCATTTGCTGTTTTAAGTCTTTGAGTTTCAAGTTGGTTATAAGAAATCACTATTATTTACCTTTTATATTATTTTTTGAGCACTTTTCACACACACCATATAATTGCATCATGTGTCCAGTTAGCCTAAAGCCATTTTCTTTAGCAATGGCCGTTTGTCTTTTTTCAATTATAGAATCTTCAAACTCAACTATAAGACCACATTTTTTACAAATCAAATGATCATGATGTGGTTTAGTTGCGAGTTCAAATTTTTTACCCTGAGAACCAAAACTTATGGAGGTAACCATGTCTGATTCTTCTAATAAATTTAATGTTCTATAAACTGTCGCTATTCCAACGTTAAGCTCAGGATACTCTTCTTTTATTGCTATATATAATTTTTCCGGAGTAAAATGCTCATCGCTATTATAAAGAGTTTTTATTAAAACCTCTCTTTGCTTTGTGTATTTTAGACCATTATCACGAAGAATTTTTTTAAACTTCTCAAGTATTGCATCATATTCTAAATTTTCTATCATTTTTGCTCTCCTTGGGTAGTATTTATATCTCCCATTTCTATTAGTAATTTTTCATTACTAATGTTGTTATCCTTTGTTATTTCTTCTGTTGATAGATTGATTAAATTATCAATTTTGACATCCTTAGCTGGTCTGTTTACGATATTTGCAACATCATTTTTAATAGCCTGAACATCCATGTTTATTATCCATTTTCCAGACTGCAAAAGCACTGGATAAACCTTACTATTTTTAAAAAATGGCGCTATTGTGGAGTTTAAGTTAGTATTTGAAATAACTGCTAAAACAGCAGCAAGAGTTAGGAAAATTTTACCACTTCCAGCTAAAAATCCACCAAATCTATCTATAAAACCAAGACCACTGGCACCAACCAATTTTGCCAAAAACTTACCTATTAGTATACAAAGTATCCAAAAACAGATCCACAAACAAATAAAGCTTATAAATTCAAGCATTGATGGATTATTTATTTTATAAATATTTTTATCAAT
This genomic window contains:
- a CDS encoding Fur family transcriptional regulator, which codes for MIENLEYDAILEKFKKILRDNGLKYTKQREVLIKTLYNSDEHFTPEKLYIAIKEEYPELNVGIATVYRTLNLLEESDMVTSISFGSQGKKFELATKPHHDHLICKKCGLIVEFEDSIIEKRQTAIAKENGFRLTGHMMQLYGVCEKCSKNNIKGK
- a CDS encoding CvpA family protein produces the protein MQIVEWFDIAIVGIVLILGIKGLINGLIREVFGLIGLIGGLVVSSRFSNLAGDFIDKNIYKINNPSMLEFISFICLWICFWILCILIGKFLAKLVGASGLGFIDRFGGFLAGSGKIFLTLAAVLAVISNTNLNSTIAPFFKNSKVYPVLLQSGKWIINMDVQAIKNDVANIVNRPAKDVKIDNLINLSTEEITKDNNISNEKLLIEMGDINTTQGEQK